The Nocardioides humi genome includes a region encoding these proteins:
- a CDS encoding ABC transporter substrate-binding protein: MTELYFTRCPVPTATTLAARTGMLDAELAPLEVRIASLQAAGNEHLLPHHFDHGLPGLIREGGNIPALWARASSVPTRLVGVTWVDEYQVILAARDSGIAGAADLAGRRIGLPRTQGRVVDIEHAMALRGFERALSLAALTLEDVVPVELDPVSIDVTRTGLGQESYAAARVALAEGVVDAVWVKGAAGMRIRRELDAVVVSDLGAHPDPAMRINNGTPRTVTVHAELLERRPEVVTRYLVGLLRAARWAESGGSEVGAALAAETGGSDGDVAAAYGRGPFVSFAPRLDDPVLDALRDQERFLAGHGFVPAPAGGSATWDEWVVTEPLRAAEKLVADARLEASA; encoded by the coding sequence ATGACCGAGCTCTACTTCACTCGCTGTCCCGTGCCCACCGCGACGACGCTGGCGGCTCGCACCGGCATGCTCGATGCGGAGCTTGCACCGCTCGAAGTCCGCATCGCCTCCCTGCAGGCAGCCGGCAACGAGCATCTGTTGCCGCATCACTTCGACCACGGCCTGCCCGGGCTGATCCGCGAGGGCGGCAACATCCCGGCACTGTGGGCGCGCGCATCGAGTGTGCCGACGCGGCTGGTCGGCGTCACCTGGGTTGACGAGTACCAGGTGATCCTCGCCGCTCGGGACTCCGGTATCGCCGGCGCGGCGGACCTCGCGGGACGTCGTATCGGGCTGCCGCGGACACAGGGCAGAGTGGTCGACATCGAGCACGCCATGGCGTTGCGCGGCTTCGAGCGCGCTCTGTCCCTGGCGGCGCTCACGCTGGAGGACGTCGTCCCGGTCGAACTGGACCCGGTGAGCATCGATGTCACTCGGACCGGGCTCGGCCAGGAGTCGTATGCCGCGGCGCGCGTAGCCCTTGCCGAGGGCGTCGTCGATGCGGTCTGGGTCAAGGGCGCTGCCGGCATGAGGATCAGGCGTGAGCTGGACGCCGTCGTAGTGAGCGATCTGGGGGCACACCCGGACCCTGCGATGCGGATCAACAACGGCACCCCGCGCACCGTCACCGTTCACGCCGAGCTCCTCGAGCGGCGGCCCGAGGTGGTGACGCGCTATCTGGTGGGCCTGCTGCGGGCCGCTCGCTGGGCGGAGAGCGGTGGCTCCGAGGTGGGGGCGGCGTTGGCCGCCGAGACCGGTGGCTCGGACGGCGACGTGGCTGCGGCCTACGGGCGCGGTCCTTTCGTCAGCTTCGCGCCGCGACTCGACGATCCGGTGCTCGACGCCCTCCGTGATCAGGAGAGGTTCTTGGCCGGTCACGGCTTCGTCCCCGCGCCGGCCGGCGGATCGGCGACCTGGGACGAGTGGGTCGTGACCGAGCCGCTGCGGGCCGCCGAGAAGCTGGTCGCCGACGCGCGTCTCGAGGCCTCCGCATGA
- a CDS encoding LLM class flavin-dependent oxidoreductase, whose amino-acid sequence MSHAAPGHENDPVRVHWYLPTHGDEDSLSSAGARRLPPGSVPWTGRRFGMDYLTRIVREVEAAGLTSVLTPAGTYADDAWISAAALAQATSRLKFLVAFRPGLLAPTLAAQMASAFQRVSGDRLLVNVVAGSDRREQLRFGDELAKEQRYARAGEFLDIVRALWEQDQVDYQGEHLRVANAALLEPRVFPEVYFAGSSHEAIEVAGRHADVYLSWGEPPPAIGERIARVDAGANERHLRHGIRLHVITRDTSEEAWAQAAHLLGSLDREEIESRQAELRTHESAGQQRLLALHGGRTDDLEVYPGLWAGIGLVRGGTGTAMVGSHHEVADLIQDYRAHGVSEFILSGYPNLEEIHPVATGLLPELRRRGVLTADAAEPPRAAHAQLVGGV is encoded by the coding sequence ATGAGTCACGCGGCTCCTGGACATGAGAACGATCCCGTGCGTGTGCACTGGTACTTGCCGACTCACGGCGACGAGGACAGCCTCTCGTCGGCCGGTGCGCGCCGGCTCCCCCCGGGCAGCGTGCCGTGGACCGGACGCCGTTTCGGGATGGACTACCTGACCCGCATCGTCAGGGAGGTGGAAGCCGCTGGCCTCACCTCGGTGCTGACGCCCGCCGGCACCTACGCCGACGATGCCTGGATCAGTGCGGCGGCGCTGGCGCAGGCCACCAGTCGACTGAAGTTCCTGGTGGCCTTCCGGCCCGGACTGCTCGCGCCGACGCTGGCCGCCCAGATGGCCTCGGCTTTCCAGCGGGTCAGCGGTGACCGGCTGCTGGTCAATGTCGTTGCAGGATCGGACCGGCGCGAACAGCTGCGCTTCGGCGACGAGCTGGCCAAGGAGCAGCGCTATGCCCGCGCCGGGGAGTTTCTCGACATCGTGCGTGCGCTGTGGGAGCAGGACCAGGTCGACTACCAGGGGGAGCACCTCCGAGTCGCCAATGCCGCGCTACTCGAGCCGCGAGTGTTCCCGGAGGTCTACTTCGCCGGTTCCTCACACGAGGCGATCGAGGTCGCCGGCAGACACGCCGACGTCTACCTCTCCTGGGGCGAGCCGCCGCCGGCCATCGGCGAGCGCATCGCCCGTGTCGACGCCGGGGCCAATGAACGCCACCTCCGTCACGGGATCCGGCTGCATGTCATCACCCGCGACACCTCCGAGGAGGCATGGGCCCAGGCCGCGCATCTGCTCGGTTCGCTCGACCGCGAGGAGATCGAGTCCCGGCAGGCTGAGCTGCGCACGCACGAGTCGGCCGGCCAGCAGCGCCTCCTGGCACTGCACGGCGGCAGGACCGATGATCTGGAGGTGTATCCGGGTCTGTGGGCCGGGATCGGCCTGGTCCGTGGTGGCACGGGCACCGCCATGGTCGGCAGCCACCACGAGGTCGCCGATCTGATCCAGGACTACCGGGCGCATGGGGTCAGCGAGTTCATTCTGTCGGGCTACCCGAATCTCGAGGAGATCCACCCTGTCGCCACGGGCCTGCTCCCCGAGCTGCGACGGCGCGGAGTGCTCACTGCGGACGCCGCCGAGCCACCCCGCGCCGCGCATGCCCAACTCGTCGGAGGCGTGTGA
- a CDS encoding acyltransferase family protein — MASPTRDPWLDNAKMGLVTLVVVGHLVALLPSDGPGGHLYDFVYLWHMPAFVFVSGYLSRGFRYSSTRLWQLVTTLLVPYVLFEGALGWFRLHVGGERLQDMWADPHFPMWYLLALVAWRLVTPLFRSLPGGVLVAVGVCLVGGYLQGDWTRWLDAPRILGFLPFFVLGLKATPESLEWLRGRVPALLGAATFAILGLLAVSFDQWASRPYLYYKPYTLIDDPTPTAILTRLLVLLAGVAGAFAWLSLVPRIDGWFTRMGSATMIVYLFHGFAVKGLEYAGFVEWTRDRPWYGLLLAVGVGVGVALLLAAPPVRRVLARVVDPFGVAHRRVREAVQLTGVVHEQEQRPAGRERVVEPAGR; from the coding sequence ATGGCCTCACCTACTCGGGATCCGTGGCTCGACAACGCGAAGATGGGCCTGGTCACGCTCGTCGTGGTCGGGCACCTCGTGGCGCTGCTGCCCTCCGACGGCCCGGGCGGGCACCTCTACGACTTCGTCTACCTGTGGCACATGCCCGCCTTCGTCTTCGTCTCCGGCTATCTCTCCCGGGGGTTCCGCTACAGCTCCACGCGGCTGTGGCAGCTGGTCACGACGCTGCTGGTGCCGTACGTCCTCTTCGAGGGCGCGCTCGGCTGGTTCCGGCTCCACGTCGGCGGCGAGCGGCTGCAGGACATGTGGGCCGACCCGCACTTCCCGATGTGGTACCTGCTCGCCCTGGTCGCGTGGCGGCTGGTGACGCCGCTGTTCCGCTCGCTGCCGGGCGGCGTGCTCGTCGCGGTCGGGGTGTGCCTGGTCGGCGGGTACCTCCAGGGCGACTGGACCCGCTGGCTCGACGCCCCCCGGATCCTGGGCTTCCTGCCGTTCTTCGTGCTCGGCCTCAAGGCGACCCCGGAGTCGCTGGAGTGGCTGCGCGGCCGGGTCCCGGCGCTGCTCGGCGCCGCGACCTTCGCGATCCTGGGTCTGCTCGCCGTGTCGTTCGACCAGTGGGCCTCGCGTCCGTACCTCTACTACAAGCCCTACACCCTGATCGACGACCCCACGCCCACCGCGATCCTCACCCGGCTCCTGGTCCTGCTGGCCGGTGTCGCCGGCGCCTTCGCCTGGCTGAGCCTGGTGCCGCGGATCGACGGCTGGTTCACCCGGATGGGCTCGGCCACGATGATCGTCTACCTCTTCCACGGCTTCGCGGTGAAGGGCCTGGAGTACGCCGGGTTCGTCGAGTGGACGCGCGACCGGCCCTGGTACGGCCTGCTGCTCGCGGTCGGCGTCGGCGTCGGCGTCGCCCTCCTCCTGGCCGCCCCGCCGGTCCGCCGGGTGCTCGCACGGGTCGTGGACCCGTTCGGCGTCGCCCACCGCCGGGTGCGGGAGGCGGTCCAGCTGACCGGGGTGGTCCACGAGCAGGAGCAGCGCCCGGCCGGGCGGGAGCGGGTGGTGGAGCCGGCCGGGCGGTAG
- a CDS encoding ABC transporter ATP-binding protein — MSVVTAPLAAPSLSLNGVGKRFLGRNGTVEAIGEVSFSVASGEFVAVVGPSGCGKSTLLRMLAGLDVPTQGSVSVDGTPAVSVASPPGVAFQRPVLLPWRTALENVALPSQVGPGARGSRSVLRDRARQLLEEVGLDGFENAYPHELSGGMQQRVALCRSLLSNSGLSLLDEPFAALDALTREDLMFVLHDLWREHRTTTVFVTHGIAEAVFLASRVVVLSGRPSSVATVVEVDLPEHREPALLHDPAFVALTTSVRDALHRPG; from the coding sequence GTGAGTGTCGTCACGGCGCCGCTCGCCGCCCCTTCCCTGAGCCTGAACGGGGTCGGAAAGCGCTTCCTCGGCCGGAACGGGACGGTGGAGGCCATCGGTGAGGTCTCCTTCTCCGTCGCGAGCGGCGAGTTCGTCGCCGTGGTCGGTCCGAGCGGCTGCGGCAAGTCGACCCTGCTGCGGATGCTGGCGGGCCTCGACGTCCCCACGCAGGGCAGCGTCAGCGTGGACGGAACGCCCGCTGTCTCGGTCGCCTCCCCACCGGGCGTCGCGTTCCAGCGCCCGGTGCTGCTGCCCTGGCGCACGGCCCTCGAGAACGTCGCACTCCCGTCGCAGGTCGGCCCCGGGGCCCGCGGCAGCCGGTCTGTGCTTCGAGACCGTGCCCGGCAGCTGCTGGAGGAGGTCGGCCTCGACGGCTTCGAGAACGCCTACCCGCACGAGCTGTCCGGTGGGATGCAGCAACGGGTGGCCCTGTGCCGCTCGCTGCTCTCCAACTCGGGGCTCTCGCTGCTCGACGAGCCGTTCGCCGCGCTCGACGCTCTCACCCGCGAGGACCTGATGTTCGTGCTGCACGATCTATGGCGGGAGCATCGCACGACCACCGTCTTCGTGACCCACGGCATCGCCGAGGCGGTGTTCCTCGCCTCACGTGTGGTCGTGCTCTCCGGTCGCCCGTCCTCCGTCGCCACGGTCGTCGAGGTCGACCTTCCCGAGCATCGTGAGCCTGCGCTGCTGCACGACCCGGCGTTCGTGGCCCTGACCACTTCGGTCCGCGATGCCCTGCATCGCCCCGGCTGA
- a CDS encoding flavin reductase family protein, translating into MREAFGVFPSGVVAVAAEVNGIRTGLAASSFTSVSLQPPLVSFSVARSSKTWPHLRMADRLGLTVLAEFHGAWCRQLAGPVESRFDGVDVSTTERGAVVLQDGLARFDCSIHREVEAGDHVIVVLQVHAVDHTDSRTGALPLVFHRSRFGLTRAARGS; encoded by the coding sequence TTGCGCGAGGCGTTCGGAGTGTTCCCGAGCGGGGTGGTCGCCGTGGCGGCGGAGGTGAACGGCATCCGCACGGGCTTGGCGGCGTCCTCGTTCACGTCGGTCTCCCTGCAGCCGCCACTCGTGTCGTTCTCGGTCGCGAGATCATCGAAGACGTGGCCCCATCTGCGTATGGCCGATCGTCTCGGGCTGACCGTGCTCGCGGAGTTCCACGGCGCATGGTGCCGGCAGCTTGCCGGGCCCGTGGAGTCGCGCTTCGACGGGGTCGACGTGTCGACGACCGAGAGGGGCGCCGTCGTACTTCAGGACGGTCTGGCGCGTTTCGACTGCTCGATCCACCGCGAGGTGGAGGCCGGCGACCACGTGATCGTGGTCCTGCAGGTCCATGCGGTGGATCACACCGATTCGAGGACCGGCGCCCTGCCGTTGGTCTTCCATCGCAGCCGGTTCGGGCTGACCCGAGCGGCTCGCGGCTCCTGA
- a CDS encoding ABC transporter substrate-binding protein — MHTKLLRGVALVAAAVLVTTGCAAAEKANEQKAAASGKATVLKIYVGPSGTTSAIYLAEQKGWFADAGLQVEFTQSKQGAGVALASVEAGQSQIAAGTFADVVLARAQDAKVKAFMLRYGESPVAVASLTKNTTLDSPADLTSLVGGIPENTTISTLLPVLLKANGIDPADAETVSMDYTLFVQSLLRGQVDYISAAVNDSWCVSSEAAGGPDELSVLRFSENGVNLYDSVWITSEDFLADQPDQARAFTDVLTRAEEYVQEHPDEATQAIVKAAPELEEKAVRCQVDGTNELNRTEYFAEHGFGAFDPAKAADDIATIVDAYSLDVTPDIADVLTNDYLPGEGR, encoded by the coding sequence TTGCACACCAAACTCCTCAGGGGCGTCGCGCTCGTCGCCGCCGCTGTCCTGGTCACGACCGGTTGCGCCGCCGCCGAGAAGGCGAACGAGCAGAAGGCCGCCGCCTCCGGGAAGGCGACCGTCCTGAAGATCTACGTCGGGCCTTCGGGCACCACCTCGGCGATCTACCTCGCCGAGCAGAAGGGATGGTTCGCGGACGCGGGCCTCCAGGTGGAGTTCACCCAGTCCAAGCAGGGGGCCGGCGTGGCGCTGGCCAGCGTCGAGGCAGGACAGTCGCAGATCGCCGCCGGCACCTTCGCCGATGTCGTTCTGGCTCGGGCCCAGGACGCCAAGGTCAAGGCGTTCATGCTGCGCTATGGCGAGAGCCCGGTGGCGGTCGCCAGCCTGACCAAGAACACCACGCTGGACTCGCCGGCCGATCTCACCAGCCTCGTGGGTGGCATTCCGGAGAACACCACCATCTCCACGCTCTTGCCCGTGCTCCTCAAGGCCAACGGGATCGACCCCGCGGATGCCGAGACGGTCAGCATGGACTACACGCTCTTCGTGCAGTCGCTGCTGCGTGGCCAGGTCGACTACATCTCGGCGGCTGTCAACGACTCCTGGTGCGTGAGCAGCGAGGCCGCTGGCGGCCCCGACGAGCTCAGCGTCCTCCGCTTCTCCGAGAACGGTGTGAACCTCTACGACAGCGTCTGGATCACCTCCGAGGACTTCCTGGCCGACCAGCCGGACCAGGCGCGCGCCTTCACCGACGTGCTGACCCGGGCAGAGGAGTACGTCCAGGAGCACCCCGACGAGGCGACACAGGCGATCGTCAAGGCCGCACCGGAGCTCGAGGAGAAGGCGGTGCGCTGCCAGGTCGACGGCACCAACGAGCTGAACCGGACCGAGTATTTCGCCGAGCACGGCTTCGGTGCCTTCGATCCGGCCAAGGCAGCCGACGACATCGCGACGATCGTCGACGCCTACTCGTTGGACGTCACGCCGGACATCGCTGACGTGTTGACCAACGACTACCTGCCCGGGGAGGGAAGATGA
- a CDS encoding transposase, whose amino-acid sequence MFFVLDTVAELDLNEFFAAYRADGRGGAVYDPSMMLAVLLYAYATGERSARRVERRLVEDVAFRVLAANQQPDHATLARFRARHQDAIAGLFGQVLGLCVKAGMVDAGVVAIDGTKLAANASFFANREHSALDEELAAIAELTEADDTRAGISPEAAEQIAKQILEEAAAVDEAEDAEYGDARGGELPPEWAGGRDRRARIRAALDELESQKARDYESRMAERAKKEEALGRKLTGPTPKKDAARRSKPRRANTTDPHSRIIAQASKGVLQGYNAQAAATTGQIIVAAEATATSNDQPHFVPMAAAVTENLADAGHVNEAGTTTTLVADAGYWTAANGTTDLSTPDGASVEVLIATKKASWRKAAKPDDDQLAVLAKVNRGELSQRKAGAILGVSYSWVGSMTKRYFGTEGERITRSAEPEPAEWIPVIERVDRKEISKRAASVELMVSAARVNTMLAHIRGEAVDPAIARQQMDDKLADPDNAALYAKRSSSIEPVFGNIKHNLGFRRFSRRGLPAVHSEWRLMCTVHNLLKLQQAALA is encoded by the coding sequence GTGTTCTTCGTGCTCGACACGGTGGCTGAGCTCGATCTGAACGAGTTCTTTGCTGCGTATCGGGCCGACGGGCGTGGTGGTGCGGTCTATGACCCGTCGATGATGCTCGCGGTGCTGCTCTACGCCTACGCGACGGGTGAGCGGTCCGCCCGGCGGGTCGAGCGGCGCTTGGTCGAGGACGTCGCGTTCCGGGTGCTGGCGGCCAACCAGCAGCCCGATCACGCCACCTTGGCCCGGTTCCGGGCCCGGCACCAGGACGCGATCGCCGGTCTGTTCGGCCAGGTCCTCGGCCTGTGCGTCAAGGCCGGAATGGTCGATGCCGGTGTGGTTGCGATCGATGGGACCAAGCTCGCCGCGAACGCATCGTTCTTCGCCAACCGTGAACATTCCGCTCTGGACGAGGAGCTCGCGGCGATCGCCGAGCTCACCGAAGCCGACGACACCCGGGCGGGGATCTCCCCGGAGGCTGCCGAACAGATCGCGAAGCAGATCCTCGAAGAAGCCGCTGCTGTCGATGAGGCCGAGGACGCCGAGTATGGCGATGCTCGTGGCGGCGAGCTCCCCCCGGAGTGGGCCGGTGGGCGGGACCGCCGTGCCCGGATCCGTGCCGCGTTGGATGAGCTGGAGTCGCAGAAGGCGCGTGATTACGAGTCCCGGATGGCTGAGCGGGCGAAAAAGGAAGAAGCTTTGGGTCGCAAGCTGACCGGGCCGACACCGAAGAAGGACGCGGCGCGGCGGTCGAAGCCGCGACGGGCCAACACCACCGATCCGCACTCACGGATCATCGCCCAGGCCAGCAAGGGTGTGCTGCAGGGCTACAACGCCCAGGCCGCTGCGACGACCGGTCAGATCATCGTGGCTGCGGAGGCAACCGCGACGTCGAACGACCAGCCCCACTTCGTGCCGATGGCGGCCGCGGTCACCGAGAACCTCGCCGATGCCGGGCACGTCAACGAAGCCGGGACGACTACGACGTTGGTGGCCGATGCGGGCTACTGGACCGCTGCGAACGGCACCACCGACCTCAGCACACCTGATGGCGCCAGTGTCGAGGTGTTGATCGCGACGAAGAAGGCGTCGTGGCGCAAGGCGGCCAAGCCTGACGATGACCAGCTCGCGGTGCTGGCCAAGGTCAACCGCGGGGAGCTTTCGCAACGCAAGGCCGGAGCCATCCTCGGGGTCTCCTACAGCTGGGTGGGGAGCATGACGAAGCGGTACTTCGGCACCGAAGGTGAACGCATCACCCGATCTGCCGAGCCCGAACCCGCCGAGTGGATCCCCGTCATCGAACGTGTCGATCGCAAGGAGATCTCCAAACGAGCCGCCAGCGTCGAGCTGATGGTCTCGGCCGCGCGAGTCAACACGATGCTCGCCCACATCCGTGGTGAAGCAGTCGATCCAGCCATCGCCCGCCAACAGATGGACGACAAACTCGCCGATCCCGACAACGCAGCGCTCTACGCCAAGAGATCAAGCAGCATCGAGCCCGTCTTCGGCAACATCAAGCACAACCTCGGGTTCCGACGATTCAGCCGACGCGGCCTGCCCGCCGTGCACAGCGAGTGGCGGCTGATGTGCACCGTCCACAACCTGCTCAAGCTGCAACAGGCGGCCCTCGCCTGA
- a CDS encoding DUF808 domain-containing protein, whose protein sequence is MSAGLFGLLDDVAAIAKMAAASIDDVGAAAGRATTKAAGVVIDDTAVTPQYVHGVAAERELPIVKQIAIGSIRNKLLIILPAALLLSEFLPGLLPVILMIGGTFLAYEGAHKVWHLLSGHDDHDTPVAEIGPEAERQMVSGAIRTDLILSAEIMVIALASVEDESFWARLAILVVVALVITVAVYGVVALIVKMDDTGLLLAQRSSRLAQRVGRGLVAAMPRLLSVISIVGTVAMLWVGGHILLVNVHEVGWWDAPYEGVHGIEHDIEHAVHGFLGSALAWLANTGISAVIGLVVGAVVVAVMRVLPFPGDKDPVEQDDDGEPAAH, encoded by the coding sequence GTGAGCGCGGGCCTGTTCGGCCTGCTCGACGACGTCGCCGCCATCGCCAAGATGGCCGCCGCCTCGATCGACGACGTCGGCGCCGCCGCCGGCCGGGCGACCACCAAGGCCGCCGGCGTGGTGATCGACGACACCGCGGTCACCCCGCAGTACGTCCACGGCGTCGCCGCCGAGCGCGAGCTCCCGATCGTCAAGCAGATCGCGATCGGCTCGATCCGCAACAAGCTGCTCATCATCCTGCCGGCCGCGCTGCTGCTCAGCGAGTTCCTCCCGGGTCTGCTGCCCGTCATCTTGATGATCGGCGGCACCTTCCTCGCCTACGAGGGCGCGCACAAGGTCTGGCACCTGCTCTCCGGCCACGACGACCACGACACCCCCGTCGCCGAGATCGGCCCCGAGGCGGAGCGGCAGATGGTCTCCGGCGCGATCCGGACCGACCTGATCCTCTCGGCCGAGATCATGGTGATCGCCCTCGCCTCCGTCGAGGACGAGAGCTTCTGGGCGCGGCTGGCGATCCTGGTCGTCGTCGCGCTCGTGATCACCGTCGCGGTGTACGGCGTGGTCGCGCTCATCGTGAAGATGGACGACACCGGGCTCCTCCTGGCCCAGCGGTCCTCACGACTCGCCCAGCGGGTCGGCCGCGGCCTGGTCGCGGCCATGCCGCGGCTGCTGTCGGTGATCTCGATCGTCGGCACCGTCGCCATGCTCTGGGTCGGCGGCCACATCCTCCTCGTCAACGTGCACGAGGTCGGCTGGTGGGATGCGCCGTACGAAGGGGTGCACGGCATCGAGCACGACATCGAGCACGCCGTCCACGGCTTCCTCGGCAGCGCCCTGGCCTGGCTCGCCAACACCGGCATCTCGGCCGTGATCGGTCTGGTCGTCGGCGCGGTCGTCGTCGCGGTGATGAGGGTGCTGCCGTTCCCGGGCGACAAGGACCCGGTCGAGCAGGACGACGACGGCGAGCCTGCCGCGCACTGA
- a CDS encoding DUF6234 family protein, which yields MPVTERDHPALLRPLVEALASATAVGTALFLPLLYLGSHLCAFGECSVPGPEEIRTYRVLVTVLAAAAVTTLVLAVRRRARGAVVWHAVVALAGLVSAVAFAMPAIDGDALRHDDLPQPNPDYVPCYSGSGDCVGG from the coding sequence GTGCCCGTCACCGAACGCGACCACCCCGCCCTCCTCCGTCCCCTCGTCGAGGCGCTGGCCTCGGCGACCGCCGTCGGCACCGCCCTGTTCCTGCCGTTGCTCTACCTCGGCTCCCACCTGTGCGCGTTCGGCGAGTGCTCGGTGCCCGGGCCGGAGGAGATCCGCACCTACCGGGTGCTCGTGACGGTGCTGGCGGCGGCGGCCGTGACCACCCTGGTGCTGGCCGTACGCCGGCGGGCGCGCGGAGCGGTCGTCTGGCACGCCGTGGTGGCGCTGGCCGGCCTGGTCTCGGCGGTGGCGTTCGCGATGCCGGCGATCGACGGGGACGCGCTGCGCCACGACGACCTGCCGCAGCCGAACCCGGACTACGTGCCCTGCTACTCGGGCTCCGGGGACTGCGTCGGCGGCTGA
- a CDS encoding acyl-CoA dehydrogenase family protein, with protein sequence MAADLGRSLADGASQRDALHATPVAEAQALRRSGLLATTVPARFGGPDAGYGVLAEVIRHLALGDPSVAQVPQSHFGLIEVLHSHGTEEQRAWCFDQILAGKLFSNAQTERGLLPGQPLGVTMRRRGDELVLQGTKNYCTGSTVADWIRISARDEQGEVVFALVPVDAPGLEVIDDWAAIGQRGTGSGTVRLTGAVVDPFLVLRQNGPEDRLLGTSFQLMHAAIDVGIARAALDEGLAYVRDSARPYVDALARGWERADEEPHIVLRAGELSARVHAAEALLARAGRLLDVARAAAVDRSHADEAAAAVAEVRAFGADAAVDVASDIFAFAGASAAATRINLDRHWRNARTHTLHDPTRWKYHHAGAYALTRTPPPAHGQS encoded by the coding sequence GTGGCCGCGGACCTCGGCAGGAGCCTGGCCGACGGAGCGTCGCAGCGAGATGCTCTCCATGCCACCCCGGTCGCGGAGGCCCAGGCTCTCCGGCGCAGTGGTCTGCTGGCCACCACGGTGCCGGCGCGGTTCGGTGGACCCGATGCCGGGTACGGCGTGCTCGCCGAGGTGATCCGCCACCTCGCTCTCGGCGACCCTTCGGTTGCGCAGGTGCCGCAATCGCACTTCGGTCTCATCGAGGTGCTGCACTCCCACGGCACCGAGGAGCAGCGTGCCTGGTGCTTCGACCAGATACTTGCCGGCAAGCTGTTCTCCAACGCCCAGACCGAGCGAGGCCTGCTGCCGGGGCAGCCGCTGGGTGTCACCATGCGGCGCCGCGGTGACGAGCTGGTCCTCCAGGGCACCAAGAACTACTGCACCGGGTCGACGGTCGCCGACTGGATCCGGATCAGCGCCCGCGATGAGCAGGGCGAGGTCGTCTTCGCGCTGGTACCCGTGGACGCACCGGGACTGGAGGTGATCGACGACTGGGCGGCCATCGGCCAGCGCGGCACCGGCAGCGGGACCGTTCGCCTGACCGGGGCCGTCGTCGATCCCTTCCTCGTGCTTCGTCAGAACGGTCCGGAGGACCGACTGCTGGGCACCAGTTTCCAGTTGATGCACGCCGCCATCGATGTCGGCATCGCGCGAGCCGCCCTGGATGAGGGTCTGGCCTACGTACGTGACAGCGCCCGCCCGTACGTCGACGCGCTCGCCCGTGGCTGGGAGCGGGCGGACGAGGAGCCGCACATCGTGCTCCGTGCGGGTGAGCTGAGTGCTCGTGTTCATGCCGCCGAGGCACTTCTGGCTCGCGCCGGCCGCTTGCTGGACGTGGCCCGCGCGGCCGCTGTGGACCGGAGTCACGCCGACGAGGCCGCGGCCGCGGTCGCAGAGGTCAGGGCCTTTGGCGCTGACGCCGCGGTCGACGTCGCCAGCGACATCTTCGCCTTCGCGGGCGCCAGCGCCGCTGCCACCCGAATCAACCTGGATCGGCACTGGCGCAACGCCAGGACGCACACGCTGCACGACCCGACACGCTGGAAGTACCACCACGCCGGCGCCTACGCGCTCACCCGCACGCCGCCTCCCGCCCACGGACAGTCATGA
- a CDS encoding ABC transporter permease — protein MPHRIVGLAAPVGYFALVMTVWESAVRLLHVAPLVLPAPSAVARALADNAQLLLHHSRVTVVEAMIGLGIALVAAVLLAGASAASPLVHRMLYPSIVVFEAAPKVALAPLLVIWFGLGLSSKVATVAIMCFFAIYVATFRGLNSVDGDQMDLVRSLRATRREVFLRVRLPVAVPHFFTGLKIAVPGAMIGAVVGEFVTAQAGLGYLVLQFSQYLDTTRTLAAIAVVTLWSGLLYRLVVAAESAALRRFAPGSNR, from the coding sequence GTGCCCCACCGGATCGTCGGACTCGCTGCTCCGGTCGGGTACTTCGCCCTCGTCATGACGGTCTGGGAGTCGGCGGTCCGGCTTCTGCATGTCGCCCCACTCGTCCTCCCGGCACCCTCGGCCGTCGCGCGGGCCCTTGCCGACAACGCGCAGCTGCTGCTGCACCACTCGCGCGTGACGGTGGTGGAGGCCATGATCGGCCTCGGCATCGCGCTCGTGGCGGCGGTCCTGCTGGCGGGTGCTTCGGCCGCCAGCCCCTTGGTGCACCGGATGCTCTATCCCTCGATCGTGGTCTTCGAGGCCGCGCCGAAGGTGGCTCTCGCTCCGCTGCTCGTCATCTGGTTCGGGCTGGGCCTCTCCTCCAAGGTCGCCACGGTCGCCATCATGTGCTTCTTCGCGATCTACGTGGCCACCTTCCGCGGACTCAACTCGGTCGATGGGGACCAGATGGACCTTGTCCGCTCCCTGCGGGCGACCCGCCGCGAGGTGTTTCTCCGGGTACGGCTCCCTGTGGCGGTCCCTCACTTCTTCACCGGCCTGAAGATCGCCGTGCCCGGCGCCATGATCGGCGCCGTCGTCGGAGAGTTCGTGACCGCGCAGGCAGGCCTCGGCTACCTCGTGCTCCAGTTCAGCCAGTATCTCGACACCACGCGGACCTTGGCGGCGATCGCTGTGGTCACGTTGTGGTCCGGGCTGCTCTACCGCCTCGTCGTCGCGGCAGAGTCGGCCGCCCTTCGCCGCTTCGCGCCGGGGAGCAACCGGTGA